TTTCGGATGTTTTAATAATTATATCAAGGGTGGAATTAGTTTTGTTATTGCGGACGAACATGCATTTAAAGCACCCAAAGGATCTTCGCAAGATAGTGGCTATCTAGATGAGGCATTTATTAAGCATGAGGTGGAAAGAAAAAATATAACTGGTGTTATGGTGCCTGCTGATTTACTAGATGCACCACTTGCAGATTTACCTTTAAATCTTGCCGAAATGGGTTACAATTATACAGATAAACGCTGTAAAAAAATAATAAGCGATTTAGAAACCGAAACTGGATACCGATCTGATACCACAGAATTGGAAAAACTTATAGAAAAGAAAGAAGAACTTGAGAACCAAGAAATTGATTATTTTGAAAAAGACAAACAAAGAAAAGATATTTTTGCACAAATGGAAAAATCTATGTCCCAATATGTAGAGCAAGCATTTTCGCAAAAACTTGGGATTGATCATCCAACTTTGAAAGATGTCCTTAAGCTATATTTACCAAAATCAATGAAGATTTATAATTCAGATGGGTTTGATATTTCTCTTTGAAAAAATTTGCCACCAAAGAAAAACTTAAGAATTAAGAAATAGTGAGACGGAATTTTTAGAGTAAAATAATAAATCAAGCAAATCTGACCCTGTGTAGTGAACACTTGTGAACGGTTTGTAGGGTTTTACCAATTAACGACAAACTGGGAATGACCCATTTCCCCTCTCAAACACTCCTTTAATTCCCTTAAACAGGTTCTAATAAATTTTTCTTAGCCACCCCAGGGGAAACAAAAAAATCTCTGTTTAACAGAGATTTTTTTGTTTTAATTTTTATCAAAGTCTCAAAAATAAAATTTAAAAATCAGAATATTTTTCCCAGTATTTGTAAAATAATTCATTATTTTTTCTTATTCTCTTGGCGATTGTAGGGGGTGTAATTTCAGAAAATTTACCAAAATAATAATTCCAAATTTCTTTTTTTGAAGGGTTACTTAAAAGAAATTTAACGTGTTTCCAATGAAAAGATTGAATAAAAATAAGGATTTTGGGGTTATTTTTAATTTTATATTTTTTAAGAATTAAATGAATATGGTTTGCCATAATTCGTTCCCGAAGGTAAATATAGACCCACCATAACCAATTTTTAGTCGCGCAGGGATACATATTATACCACACTTCAAAAAAATCGGCACGTAATTCTTGTGGACCATCGACATTATAAAGCAAAATATCATGGCCGTCGTGCCACAGCCGCTCTATATTTTCAAATGTTTTCACCATCGAAAGCGCGTACCGAAATTCACGCGACACTTCTTTCAAATTTTTTTTAATAATCGAGACCTTCCTGAATGGTTTGTTTTTACAGTCATACTTATTAAATATACTTTCAGGGTTCCCATCTTTTTCCGGTTGCTCAAAAATAATAATATCCGGTTTATATTTTAAAACCGCCCGGGCCTGACGAAGATCTACTCTGTTTTGTTCGCGACAATTGAATTGATGAAATTTAGGCTTTATCATTTTTTAAATTTATCAGTTAAATTTTTTAAGAATAGTCTAAATTAATTTTTTAGCGTTACCTTGGTCAATTTCTCAATTAAATCTTTTAATTCCGGATTTGTTGATGTTTTTTTGTCTTCTGACTCAAGATTATAATCAACGATTTCTTTAAAAGTGATTTTCTGTTCCATTCTCCAATTTCTGATTTTTATGACCAGATTTTTTATTTTTTCAAATTCTTCTTCCGAGGCCGGGTTGATAAGTTCTTTGTCAATCTCTGGCCATTTTGCGATTATCAGCAAATCATTATTTTGTTTCAAGCCGGTCAATTGGCCGTAAATTTCCTCGGTAACAAACGGGATAAACGGATGGAGAAGTTTCAGTAAATTCAAAATGGCGGATTTTAGAATAAAGACTGTATTGTTTTGCGTTTCCGGATTTTCATTTTGGAATTTTGATATTTCCAAATACCAATCAGCGAACTCATGCCAAGTAAATTCATAAAGTTCTTTAGCCGCTTCGCCGAGTTCGTATTTTTCTATTTTTTTCGTGATTGAATCCGTAAGAGAACTCATTCGCGAGAGAATCCATTGGTCAGCCAATGTTATAGGCTTTAAGGATGAAATGGAATCAGATTTATTTTCTTCGCATTTCATTTGAATAAAGCGACTTATATTCCAGAGTTTATTGATGAAATTTTTTGATGAAATTAAAGATCTCTCGTCAAAACGAACCGCTTGTTGATCATGATTTATTTGGAGAATCAAACCGAAGCGAGTCGCATCAGCGCCGTATTTTTCAATCAGCACCAAGGGATCAATGCCTGTACCCAATGATTTGGACATTCGTTTCCCGTCCAAAGCGAGAATTGTGGGGTGGATATAAACTTCTTTAAACGGCACTTCGCCCATAAATTCAATTCCGGAAAAAATCATGCGCGTAATCCAAAGATGCAAAATATCTCTGGCTGAAGTGATCACATTTGAGGGATAAAATTTTTTTAAATCTTCAGTTTGTTTTGGCCAGCCCAAAGTGGCGAAAGGCCAGAGAGCGGAAGAAAACCAAGTATCAAAAGTGTTTGAATTGCCTTCCATGGGAATATTGTGCCCCCACCAAATTTGGCGAGAAATGCACCAATCGCGAATATTTTTCAGCCATTCTTCGGCGATTTTTTTCCATCGTTCAGGTTTGTAAACCACTTCATTTTTTTCTATGGCTGTTAAAACTTTTTCAGCCAAAAGTTTTGTCTTTAAAAACCATTGTTTTGAAAGCATTGGTTCCACCGTAGAACCGCAGCGATAGCATTTGGCCACATTATGAGTTATCTCTTCTTCTTTAACCAATAATCCCAGTTCTTTCAATTTACTGATTACCAACTCTCGCGCTTCAATAATTTTTTTGCCGTTAAATTCATCATTAACATTGATAATTTTTCCGATTTCATTGATTACTTTGATAAATTTTAAATTATGGCGTTCGCCAGTGTCACTGTCAGCCATGTCGTGAGCCGGCGTAATTTTTACCGCTCCGGTGCCAAAATCTTTGTCCACCATTTGATCGGCGATAATCGGCACTTCGCGATTTATAATCGGCACGATTACTGTTTGGCCGATTAATTTTTTATAGCGCAAATCAGCCGGATTTACGGCCACGGCCGTGTCTCCGAGCATTGTTTCCGGACGGGTGGTGGCCACTTCAATAAAATCATTTGAATCTTTAATCGGATATTTAATATGCCAAAGTTTGCCTTTTTCTTCCACGTATTCCAATTCCAAATCAGAAAGCGCGGTTTGATCTTTAATGCACCAATTAATCACTTTTTCGCCCTGGTAAATCATGCCTTTTTCCAAATAATGTTCAAAGGCTTTTTTGACCGCTGCTTGATAATTTTCATCCATGGTGAAACGGGTGCGGCTCCAATCCAATGAACAACCCAATTGTTTAAGCTGATTTAAAATTATGTCGCCGTATTTTTCCCGCCATTCCCAAATTTTTTCCAAAAATTTTTCCTTGCCCAAATCAATGCGGGTTAAATTTTGTTTTTTTAAATCTTTCTCCACTACATTTTGAGTGGCAATGCCGGCGTGATCCGTGCCCGGGAGCCAAAGAGTTTTAAATCCTTTCATTCTGTAATGGCGAATTAAAATATCGGAAATGGTATTCTCCAAGGCATGACCCATATGAAGAGAACCGGTGATGTTTGGCGGAGCAATCATTATGCTGTAGGCTTCTCCATCTTGGTTAGGTAAATTATCCGGATTAAAAAAACCGCTCTCTTCCCAGAGTTTATAAATTTTTGATTCGTATTTTTTTGGTTCGTAAGCCGATTCCATAAATCTACAAATTATTATTTACGGTTATTATTCTTTCGTTTTTCTTTTTTCCCAATTTAAGTTTAATGGTTATTGTATCTTTTGGCAAGATATTTTTAACTCGTTCGGCCCATTCAATAACGGTTACAGTATTCGGTTTAGCCGACCAATCTTTTACTCCAATATTAATTAAATCTTGACCGGAATTTAGTCGGTAAGCGTCAATATGGCATATTTTTAAAGATTTAACAGAATATATTTTCATCACCACAAAAGTCGGACTGGTAATATGTTTTTTAATACCCAACTCAGCGGCAATTCCCTTGATTAAAACTGTTTTGCCGCTGCCCAATTCTCCGTTTAAAGCCAAAACTTCGCCGCCAACAAGTTTTTTGGCTATTTTTTTGCCCAAATTAAGGGTTTGTTTCTCAGAATGGGTGATAATCTTTTTCATTACAATAATATAGCACAAACTTGATATTCTTTCAAGCGGGTTGACATTTTTAGGCCTTAAACTATACTAAATAAGCTAATATTTAACCTATTTTATGTCTTTACCAGATAAAAGTACAAGTGAAATTTCGCCATTAATCAGGGAATTTCTTGATAAATATCAGGCTTTTTTGGCCGAAAAAGCGCCTTCGGAAACAATACCTAAAATTCATGTTGACGAGATATCCAGCGCCATTGCCTCTTTTTATGAGAAAATAAGGAATGTTGTCGCTTATCGGGAAGAACACCTTTTGCGCAAAGGAGCAATTGAAAGAGTTTTTAAACGTCGGCTTTTTGTTCGTGGAGACAATCAAAATTTTGCCGAATTGTTAATTCAAGATATTATTAGAGTTGGTCATTTGCCGAACGATACTATCCCGGAAACAAAAATAAAAGAAACTCAAAAAATTATTGATAAATACGTGTTTTTAATGGATAAGGCCAAAGAGTCCTCCAGGTCAAACCGCCGGGAAATTATAGATTGGCTTATCAAAATAGGAACTTGCGAAATAGAAGAAAAATTGGACCCGCCGTTTAAAGATAATAACTTGGCGGCTTTGATGTATCAAATTTTACAAGAACGTTTGGTAATTCAGAGAGGACAGATTCCAGATGAAACAAAAAATACCCAGCTTTTTATTAATATTCAGAGGGCACTTCTAAGAGTAGATGATTCCCAGCTCGACTATCGTCTTTTAAAATTTTTAAATCCCAGTTGGATGGAACTGAATCCCGAGACTTTTCCCCAAATAGCTGAAAAATTATTCTTTTATAAAAAAGAAATCAAGCGTCATCTTAAAAATCCTTTGGGTCCGATTTTTTTCCAACTTTGCAATCAATATAATACCATTTTTTATTTAATCAGTGATATTATTTCCAATAGTCGAAATAATGAAGAAATGAATGTTGCTTTTGAAAAATCTGAACTTTTTGAAAAAGCGATTAAGAATAATTATAATAAGCGTTATGAGACGGAGAGAGGGAAGCTCACCCGTTTGGCTTTTCTAAGTGTTATTTCATTTTTTATCACTAAAGTTGCCATTGCGTTCGGTATAGAAATTCCTTTGGACAAATATATAATTGATCAGTTTTCTTGGCTTAATGTCATGATCAGCATTGTCGTACCGCCTCTTTTAATGTTGATTATTGTTTTAACGATTAGAATGCCCTCGGGAGGAAATTTGAAATTGGTTATAGAAGAAAGTAAGGCCGTGGTTTATGGGGATAAGGCTAAAAATTATGCCTTAAAATTACCGATCAAAAAATCTTGGCTTGGTCTCGCTATTGTTCAGATTTTTTCTCTAATAATGTTTTTTGTTACATTTGGGGTTTTGACTAAATTATTATTAACATTTGACTTCAGTATAGCCAGCATTGTCATTTTCTTGTTTTTTATTTCATTGGTGGCTGCGACCGGAACAAAAGCTTATAATCGTTCTCGGGAATTAAGTTTGGAAAAAGAAAAAGGCAATATTTCCACTTTTCTGATTGACTTATTTGCCATGCCGTTGATCGCGGTCGGTAAATGGGGTGCTTCTGTTTTATCTAAATTTAATTTTGTTATTCTTGTTTTTGATTTATTAATCGAAGTGCCTTTGCAAATTTTCTTTATCTTTTTGGAAAATTTAAGAGGTTTTATCAAAAGTCAGAAGGACGAAATTTATTAGCGACGTAGAGCAAGAGAAACCCTTATTAATTTTTCGTAAATAAAAACCGCCTTTTAGGCGGAATAAAAAAACAAGTATTTAAATAATACTTGTTTTTTAAATTTCCAAGTTAGGATTAACTTTGATGGCTTGGAAATTTTTTGTGAGTTTTTTGATTTGTCCTGATTGCATGTTTTTATACTGTAAATAAGCCGCTGTGGCAATCATAACCGCGTTATCAGTGCACAATTTTCTCTCGGGAACATGGAAATCTATTTTTGTTGTCAGATTTTTAATTTTTTCTTCAAATTGTTTTCTTAATTCGTTGTTTGATGCCACACCACCGCAAAGAACAATTGATTTTACTTTGAATTTTTGTCCGGCATTGAGAGTTTTTTTGATTAAAACATCAATAATTGATTGCTGCGCTTCGGCACATACGGCTTGAATGAATTCATTTTTTGTTTTGTCATTTGTCAGAATATTTTTATTTTTTTGGACCAGGTAGAAAACAGCTGTTTTTAATCCGGAAAAACTGAAATCAAAATCAGGCGAATTAAACATCGGACGAGGAAGACTAACTTGTAGTTTTTGGTTTATAGTTTGCGGTTTTGCCGCTTTAGCGGCAATGGCCGGCCCCCCCGGATATCCGATATTAAGAAGTTTGGCTATCTTGTCAAAACATTCTCCGGCCGCGTCATCGCGCGTTTGGCCGATTTTTTTGTATTTTGTTTGACTGGACATTAAAATCAATTCAGTGTGTCCTCCGGAAACAATCAGACAAAGAGCCGGAAATTTAATTTTTTCGTTATTAATGAAATTAGCGCAGATATGCCCTTTTAAATGATTAATACCCATTAAAGGAATTTTTTTGGCATAAGAAAAAGTCTTGGCGGTTTCTATGCCGACCAAAAGCGAAGTTACCAATCCCGGTCCTTGAGTAACGGCGATTAAATCAATTTTTTTATTTTTCAGAATTTCCAATGATTTTTGAATAACGGGCAATATATTTTCAATATGAGCCCGAGCCGCTATTTCCGGAATAATGCCGCCGTATTTACGATGAATCGGTATTTGCGAAGAAATGATATTTGATAAAATTTCAATTTTACCGCCCGAAGTTTTAATAACCGAGGCGGCTGTTTCATCGCAAGATGTTTCAATGCCTAAAATAATCATGACTTTATCTTATCACAAATTTTCCTTTTGACAAATTTATTTAATTATGATAATATGAATAAATTATGCCGCTATCGTCTAGTGGTTAGGACACCAGGTTTTCATCCTGGTAACCGGGGTTCGATTCCCCGTAGCGGTACCAAACCTACTTTTTGATGCGTAGATTGCTCAATCAGCTGATAGATAAGCGATATTTCGGCGGTTCCAAACTTCCCAGCTTTATATGTCACTCTTTGAGGAAATATAAGATTTTGAAATCGCTGTTTCTGTTCTAAATTCATATCGAACCACAATCTTGGAATATTCTTAATAAATTCTAGAGCATAATCAAGAGCTGATTTAATATCAAACTCTTCAATAATGGACTCGTTCATAGATAGCCTAGTCACGGCTATTTTTTCGTTTATACTCTCTTTTTCTTTAAGAAATTCTTCGTCGGTGAATAATTCTTTCTTTTTCATCTCAATAATTTTTTCTTTTTCTTTCTCTAATTTTTCTAACTCTTTTTTATATAATAAATTGTCCTGATTTAAATCTTTATATTTTTCCTGCCAAACATCAAGAACAATTTGTTTAAATAATTTTATATAATTTTCCTTGGGAGTAATTTTTTTTAAAAACTTTATAAAATCTTTTTCTATTTTGACTTTATGAATAGCTTTAGCGTAATGGGAACATTCCCGATTATGACAATGATAATAGGGGTATCTTTTGTTTCTTCCTCGAGACCAACTGGCCGTTAGGGGTTTTCCGCAATAACCACAAATGACAAAATGTCTTAAGGGAAATTCTGGATTTTGTCCATTTCTTGACCCTGAGTTAACGGATCTGCCCCGCATAATTAATTGCGCTTTCATAAATTCTTCCATATTTACCATCGACTGGTGTTTTCCTTCTATTTCTTCCTTGGTCCAAGGATTAATCAGTATTCCAGCATAAAATTTATTATTAAACATTTTTTTTATTGTTTGGGGATACATTGTATGACCCTTTTTTGTTGTTAGCTTCCATTGGTTTGCCATCTTGGCGATATCAGTAATAGAATAGATGCCTTTTAAATATTCTTTCCAAAGTTTTTTAACTAATTTAAATCTTTTTTCATCAGGAATATCAATTTTTCTTTCTGTTCTGTCTCTACTCGCCTTATATCCGGTGGGAGGCACCCACGGCCAGATGCCTTCTTCAATTCTTTTTTGCATACCGCCAATAGTTCTTATTGTTCTTATGTCATTATCAAACTGAGCAAAACCAGCTAATACAGTTTCCATTAAATGCCCTTGAGGGTCGTCACCAATAGGTTCGGTTACAGAGTGGATACTTACTCCATATTTAGTTAATAAGACTTTAATACCAAAATGGTCGGAAGCATTTCTGGCAAGTCTGTCAACTTTCCAAACAATAAGGGCATCTACTTTGCCTTTATTCGCCTGACAAAATTCTAAAAGTTTAAGCAATTGAGTTCTTTCCTTGAATTTAGCCGATTCTCCTTCTTCTATAAATTTTTTAAAAACTTGAATTCCTTTATCTTTGGCATATTCAAGACAAGCCTTTTCTTGCATATCAAGGCTGGTCCCTTGTACCTGTTCTTTTGATGAAACACGACAATAAATTATTCCATTCATAAATTTATTTTTTAAATAATAAAGGGTTAACCCTTACTTGGACACAATCTATTTCAAGAATAGATTATTAAAGCAGGTGTTAACCCCTATTTATCAAAACGACCGAAGTCGTATTGAATAAAAAATATTCTTGTTGATTGTGTCCACTGTTAATTATAGCGACTTGCAAGCTATCGTCAAGACGACAGCGATGTCGCCCCTTTTTTATTATGCTTAATTTCATCTTTCTGCCAAAAATCAAAAATAATATAAGCTTGAGCATAAAGATTATCTCTTATACTCTCTATTTGTTGATCTGTTAAATTTTTGGCTTCTTTGCCGATAATCTCTCGGCATTTTTCTAAATCAAGCATATAATTTTAACTAATAAAGATACATTCGACCCTAAAATCGCGTCTATCACGCTCTCTCACGCTCTGTCGATGCTCCCTGCGACTGATAGCCGTCCAGCATTGGTCTTATAACCTCATGTATATAATTTCTAGCTTGCGCGATAGCTTGCCCTACAGACCTTAACGTTTTCTCGTCGCTAAGAATGGCAAGTTCTTTTGTTTTCAAGTCAAAAATGTCCCGAATAACCGACTCCAAGTCTATATAAAACCAATCATTGTTTTGATTATGATTTTTTCGGAGAATATATTGACGTTCATCTGCCCAAACTTCTAAATCCTCGTCTATCCGACAAATTAATTGTTGTTTTGATAGTTTCATAATTTTAAATTTTGAATTAATTATCTCTCTATAGATAGATGGCGAAAATTCGCCCTCTTTACCCCAAAAATAAAAAACCCTCATATTTATGAGAGTTTTAATGACAACTATTATAACTTATTAAGGTGATTAATTATTCATTGTCATCGCGTATTTTTGGCGTTTGTTCCTTATAAAATTCTTCTATACCTAAATCATCTTTATCATTCCTATTTTTTGAATCTTTTTTTTCTACATCTTCCGATTTGAGAGGAATTAATGTAATTTTTATCTGATATGAATTTACTTTTTTCTTTTTAAGGGGATTGTAATGATTATATGGGAAAAATGGGTCATAATCTATTTTAAAATAATCTTGAAGATTTTTTGCTAATTTTTCTTTAGCTTTTATATATGAATCCTTTGCTTCTGAATTTTGAGGGGTTATTTCTCCATAATTATCTGCTAAAATCTTTAAAAATGTCCATTGTATATCTGGTTTTGTTTGCCTCTTGTCTTCAAACCCCATTGTTTTATAGCTCAACCTTTCTTTATATTGTCTAACTTGAATTAAAATATTCTCTTTATCTTCAAATTTAATAATGAAATTTTCCCATATTGTTCCAGCTGGCAGTTTATAAGGGAACTTACCTTCATTTGATGATTTATTCTCTTGAATAATGGTGTCTAAAAATAATTTTTCATTAGCCATTCTGAGAAACTCTTTGTATTTATCCCTGCAATCTATAACCAATTTTTTTAATTCTTTATAATATTTATTCCACAATTTCTCTTTTTCCCCTCCAGCATGTCTCATTTTGGGGTGTAATTCGTATATATCGACAGGGCCCTCTTCAAACTTAAGTTCGTTATCAGAAAAATGTGT
The nucleotide sequence above comes from Patescibacteria group bacterium. Encoded proteins:
- a CDS encoding valine--tRNA ligase, with amino-acid sequence MESAYEPKKYESKIYKLWEESGFFNPDNLPNQDGEAYSIMIAPPNITGSLHMGHALENTISDILIRHYRMKGFKTLWLPGTDHAGIATQNVVEKDLKKQNLTRIDLGKEKFLEKIWEWREKYGDIILNQLKQLGCSLDWSRTRFTMDENYQAAVKKAFEHYLEKGMIYQGEKVINWCIKDQTALSDLELEYVEEKGKLWHIKYPIKDSNDFIEVATTRPETMLGDTAVAVNPADLRYKKLIGQTVIVPIINREVPIIADQMVDKDFGTGAVKITPAHDMADSDTGERHNLKFIKVINEIGKIINVNDEFNGKKIIEARELVISKLKELGLLVKEEEITHNVAKCYRCGSTVEPMLSKQWFLKTKLLAEKVLTAIEKNEVVYKPERWKKIAEEWLKNIRDWCISRQIWWGHNIPMEGNSNTFDTWFSSALWPFATLGWPKQTEDLKKFYPSNVITSARDILHLWITRMIFSGIEFMGEVPFKEVYIHPTILALDGKRMSKSLGTGIDPLVLIEKYGADATRFGLILQINHDQQAVRFDERSLISSKNFINKLWNISRFIQMKCEENKSDSISSLKPITLADQWILSRMSSLTDSITKKIEKYELGEAAKELYEFTWHEFADWYLEISKFQNENPETQNNTVFILKSAILNLLKLLHPFIPFVTEEIYGQLTGLKQNNDLLIIAKWPEIDKELINPASEEEFEKIKNLVIKIRNWRMEQKITFKEIVDYNLESEDKKTSTNPELKDLIEKLTKVTLKN
- the tsaE gene encoding tRNA (adenosine(37)-N6)-threonylcarbamoyltransferase complex ATPase subunit type 1 TsaE, translated to MKKIITHSEKQTLNLGKKIAKKLVGGEVLALNGELGSGKTVLIKGIAAELGIKKHITSPTFVVMKIYSVKSLKICHIDAYRLNSGQDLINIGVKDWSAKPNTVTVIEWAERVKNILPKDTITIKLKLGKKKNERIITVNNNL
- the tsaD gene encoding tRNA (adenosine(37)-N6)-threonylcarbamoyltransferase complex transferase subunit TsaD produces the protein MIILGIETSCDETAASVIKTSGGKIEILSNIISSQIPIHRKYGGIIPEIAARAHIENILPVIQKSLEILKNKKIDLIAVTQGPGLVTSLLVGIETAKTFSYAKKIPLMGINHLKGHICANFINNEKIKFPALCLIVSGGHTELILMSSQTKYKKIGQTRDDAAGECFDKIAKLLNIGYPGGPAIAAKAAKPQTINQKLQVSLPRPMFNSPDFDFSFSGLKTAVFYLVQKNKNILTNDKTKNEFIQAVCAEAQQSIIDVLIKKTLNAGQKFKVKSIVLCGGVASNNELRKQFEEKIKNLTTKIDFHVPERKLCTDNAVMIATAAYLQYKNMQSGQIKKLTKNFQAIKVNPNLEI